In Populus nigra chromosome 10, ddPopNigr1.1, whole genome shotgun sequence, the following proteins share a genomic window:
- the LOC133704770 gene encoding cyclin-dependent protein kinase inhibitor SMR6-like codes for MGFSEKPQVVDGGLDLDGNKRWVIAGIPLRAPLKPIFTNPVEKEIYDESDDGQNNCTTSTTPTSEEAKIPSKLVCPPAPRKRKATFKCNYTSGMREFFTPPDLETLFIQRAN; via the coding sequence ATGGGGTTCTCAGAGAAGCCTCAAGTTGTGGATGGTGGCTTGGATTTAGATGGAAATAAAAGATGGGTTATTGCTGGAATTCCTTTAAGAGCTCCTTTGAAACCCATATTTACAAATCCAGTTGAGAAAGAGATCTACGACGAAAGCGATGATGGTCAGAACAACTGCACTACTTCAACAACGCCAACGAGTGAAGAAGCCAAAATCCCTTCTAAATTGGTGTGCCCTCCGGCTCCCAGGAAGCGAAAAGCTACTTTCAAGTGTAATTACACTAGTGGTATGAGGGAGTTCTTTACTCCTCCTGACCTGGAAACCCTTTTTATACAAAGGGCAAACTGA